From a single Chitinivibrionia bacterium genomic region:
- a CDS encoding 16S rRNA (uracil(1498)-N(3))-methyltransferase, whose protein sequence is MNLILIKPSDYIAENIAEISDFRFEHIKVVLKVQIGAILKIGELNGKIGTGKIVQICDKSVKLETVFDKNPPAKNSATLFCALPRPKVFRRVLLNAVCFGVKEIHFFQSFKVEKSYWQSPFLSQKSLDEIVENALMQAVDTVFPKIYFHKSFKIFVEDIFAEKAKSFPCVVFHPSDDVGAYCIRPNCAKIEGVCNTPLQRGVVIGPEGGFTDYEIDMFLKNNAKIASLGERILRVEQAVSVVLSQFNCDNLKKRE, encoded by the coding sequence ATGAACTTAATACTAATAAAACCAAGCGATTATATTGCAGAAAATATTGCAGAAATTTCAGATTTCCGCTTTGAGCACATCAAAGTAGTTTTGAAAGTGCAAATTGGCGCAATTCTCAAAATAGGGGAGTTGAACGGCAAAATTGGCACAGGAAAAATTGTGCAAATCTGCGATAAAAGCGTAAAATTAGAGACGGTTTTCGATAAAAATCCGCCCGCCAAAAATTCAGCGACGCTTTTTTGCGCTCTGCCGCGACCAAAGGTCTTTCGCAGGGTTTTGCTTAACGCTGTGTGTTTCGGTGTAAAAGAAATTCACTTTTTTCAGTCATTTAAGGTAGAAAAATCATATTGGCAAAGTCCGTTTTTGTCGCAAAAATCACTTGACGAAATTGTCGAAAACGCGCTTATGCAGGCAGTAGATACAGTTTTTCCAAAAATTTATTTTCATAAATCGTTCAAGATTTTTGTAGAAGATATTTTTGCAGAAAAGGCGAAAAGTTTCCCGTGCGTGGTGTTTCATCCGAGCGACGACGTAGGGGCGTATTGCATACGCCCAAATTGCGCGAAGATTGAGGGCGTATGCAATACGCCCCTACAGCGTGGTGTCGTTATCGGTCCCGAAGGTGGTTTTACCGATTATGAAATAGATATGTTTCTGAAAAATAACGCCAAAATTGCAAGTTTGGGCGAAAGAATTTTACGGGTTGAGCAAGCGGTAAGCGTTGTTTTATCGCAGTTTAACTGCGATAATCTAAAAAAACGCGAATAA
- a CDS encoding VWA domain-containing protein, with protein MKKTTIFLMIFGFFASAFSLEIMPTSRYREWTQNAETFPLMITVYTDTSRNQSGAEPLQVLYAIDVSERFAGTVRQEMIMGGRHLVSQLSDQDFFGIIVYSDFARLILPISPIGFTGRERINSLLTELSTERGRDVQPALRMIVDEFEQNQGRRNGGRSLVFSVLGETLEDGFGNSYAPKMIEEMKKLGVQVYTIGYGDDFDEIAAISVAEQTGGRAYFVGRDRADLLRSRFERMAPRIASPVHSSNIEIELMTRDGMEIRRFGDSVYVRRVFLPKLIPGDTANLFFELRNRPRRNSDIEIDFNYENIAMRSNLSGSASFRVSLARGNSSHFADRAEEIIKFQLLWNMAQTIDELKVGNRAFRRAYAEGFRTLLETRLGHIRNDINTRSIQFFWNEMIALHDIINGGTTTNEFIAKTVRYHLHNVQFPD; from the coding sequence ATGAAAAAAACTACAATTTTTTTAATGATTTTCGGCTTTTTTGCAAGCGCTTTTTCGCTGGAAATTATGCCGACTTCCCGATACCGCGAATGGACGCAAAACGCCGAAACATTCCCGTTAATGATAACCGTTTACACCGATACATCACGCAATCAGAGCGGTGCGGAACCGCTTCAGGTATTGTATGCAATCGATGTCAGCGAGCGATTTGCAGGCACAGTTCGCCAAGAAATGATTATGGGCGGACGACACCTTGTCAGCCAACTTTCCGACCAAGATTTTTTCGGCATTATTGTTTACAGCGATTTTGCCCGCCTAATTCTGCCGATTTCGCCAATCGGATTTACGGGACGAGAGCGAATTAACAGTTTACTTACGGAGTTAAGCACCGAGAGAGGACGCGATGTACAGCCTGCTCTCAGAATGATTGTCGATGAATTTGAGCAAAATCAAGGACGACGAAACGGCGGTCGCTCGCTTGTGTTCTCGGTTCTCGGCGAAACTTTGGAAGACGGCTTCGGCAATTCTTACGCTCCTAAAATGATTGAAGAAATGAAAAAACTGGGCGTACAAGTTTATACAATCGGATACGGCGACGACTTTGATGAAATTGCCGCAATTTCAGTCGCAGAACAAACAGGCGGACGTGCGTATTTTGTCGGCAGAGACAGAGCCGATTTACTTCGGTCGCGCTTTGAAAGAATGGCGCCGCGAATTGCCTCCCCCGTGCATTCAAGCAACATAGAAATAGAACTTATGACTCGCGACGGAATGGAAATAAGACGTTTCGGAGACAGCGTTTATGTGCGAAGAGTGTTTCTTCCCAAACTAATCCCCGGCGATACGGCAAATTTGTTTTTTGAATTAAGAAACCGCCCGCGAAGAAACAGTGATATCGAAATCGACTTTAATTACGAAAATATAGCTATGCGCTCAAATTTGTCGGGAAGCGCGTCTTTCAGAGTGAGTTTGGCGAGAGGCAACAGTAGCCATTTCGCCGACAGAGCGGAAGAAATTATTAAATTTCAATTACTTTGGAATATGGCACAGACAATCGACGAATTAAAAGTCGGCAACCGCGCATTTCGCAGAGCATACGCCGAAGGATTTCGCACACTGCTCGAAACTCGCCTCGGGCATATCCGCAACGACATAAACACACGAAGCATACAATTTTTCTGGAATGAAATGATAGCGCTTCACGATATAATTAACGGCGGAACAACCACAAACGAATTTATCGCAAAAACAGTGCGTTATCACTTACACAACGTCCAATTCCCCGACTAA
- the lptB gene encoding LPS export ABC transporter ATP-binding protein encodes MEKRTIKTESLLKVYGRKTVVNKTSLEVNQGEIVGLLGPNGAGKTTTFYMIVGVVRPNSGKIFLDNKEITKIPMYKRARLGIGYLPQDASVFRRLSVEENIMGILEQTSIPRKRRKEKVEQLLEELRITHVRKSQGYMLSGGERRRVEIARTLAIEPDFILLDEPFAGVDPIAIEDIQSVVYELKAKGYGILITDHSVRETLRITDRAYIMANGEILVQGSAQDLAQDEHARKIYLGRNFKLD; translated from the coding sequence ATGGAAAAAAGGACGATAAAAACCGAAAGTTTGCTTAAAGTTTACGGCAGAAAAACCGTCGTAAACAAGACATCGCTCGAAGTAAACCAAGGTGAAATCGTCGGGCTTTTGGGACCTAACGGCGCGGGAAAAACCACCACTTTCTATATGATAGTCGGAGTTGTGCGCCCAAACAGCGGAAAAATTTTTCTTGACAACAAAGAAATTACAAAAATACCTATGTATAAACGAGCGCGCCTCGGAATAGGTTATTTACCGCAAGACGCATCGGTTTTCAGGCGACTTTCGGTAGAAGAAAACATAATGGGAATTTTGGAACAAACAAGCATTCCGCGAAAACGCCGAAAAGAAAAAGTAGAGCAATTACTCGAAGAATTGCGAATTACACACGTGCGAAAAAGCCAAGGCTATATGCTTTCGGGCGGCGAGCGACGACGCGTCGAAATCGCGCGAACTCTTGCCATAGAGCCCGATTTTATTCTCCTCGACGAGCCTTTTGCGGGGGTTGACCCGATTGCAATCGAGGATATTCAGTCGGTAGTTTACGAACTGAAAGCGAAAGGATACGGAATTTTAATTACCGACCACAGCGTTCGCGAAACGCTTCGCATAACCGACAGAGCGTATATTATGGCAAACGGCGAAATTCTTGTTCAGGGAAGCGCCCAAGACCTTGCTCAAGACGAACACGCCCGAAAAATTTATTTGGGCAGAAACTTCAAATTAGATTGA
- a CDS encoding aminotransferase class I/II-fold pyridoxal phosphate-dependent enzyme, producing the protein MPTQANTPIFTALKNYVDTKPTSFYMPGHKHGRGFPQDFIDYIPQIDITEIPGTDNLHFPEGIIKEAQELTAELFGAKHSFFLINGSSCGILATVMALCKHGDKLVVGRNCHKSVIAALTLAGAIPVYISPEYNEEYGISAHITPEAVKKALGENPDAKGVLITSPNFYGVCSDIREISKVCHQHKLPLIVDEAHGPHLKFHAKLPESAMEGGSDICIQSAHKTLLALTQASFLHVNSELINLTTLKHYLVMLQSTSPSYILIASLDIARQIVAEKGEKLLGELQENIDELKIKMKNLPKLSIADQNADVFNFDPTRIVVHSRKLGISGFELSKQLIERFNVYPELCDAFNVVFITTMDNNKADFEALFNALSVIHEENKNRPELPMKDLRLDIIPERAFLPKEAFEMKSERVSLSNAVGRISTAAVVPYPPGIPVLCPGEKISKHSVEYIQMILDLGGNVNNIDAARTIEVVA; encoded by the coding sequence ATGCCGACGCAAGCAAATACTCCGATTTTTACTGCGTTAAAAAATTATGTCGATACCAAACCGACATCGTTTTATATGCCGGGACATAAACACGGCAGAGGATTTCCGCAGGATTTTATAGATTACATTCCACAAATTGACATCACAGAAATTCCGGGAACAGATAACTTGCATTTTCCCGAAGGAATAATAAAAGAAGCGCAGGAATTAACCGCTGAACTTTTTGGCGCAAAGCACTCCTTTTTCCTGATAAATGGTTCTTCTTGCGGAATATTGGCAACTGTTATGGCTCTTTGTAAACACGGCGACAAGCTTGTTGTCGGACGAAATTGCCACAAATCCGTGATTGCCGCGCTCACTCTTGCAGGAGCAATTCCTGTTTATATCTCACCCGAATACAACGAAGAATACGGAATTTCGGCTCACATCACGCCCGAAGCGGTAAAAAAAGCGCTCGGCGAAAATCCCGACGCAAAAGGCGTTCTCATCACTTCGCCCAATTTTTACGGAGTATGCTCGGATATTCGCGAAATCTCTAAAGTTTGCCACCAACACAAATTGCCGCTGATAGTTGACGAAGCGCACGGACCTCACCTTAAGTTTCACGCAAAACTTCCCGAAAGCGCAATGGAGGGCGGATCGGACATTTGTATTCAATCGGCGCATAAAACCTTACTTGCTCTTACGCAGGCTTCGTTTCTGCACGTAAATTCCGAACTTATTAACCTTACAACCTTGAAACATTATCTGGTAATGCTCCAATCAACAAGCCCGTCTTATATTTTGATAGCGTCGCTCGATATTGCGCGGCAAATAGTTGCAGAAAAAGGCGAAAAATTGCTCGGAGAACTGCAGGAAAACATAGACGAACTCAAAATAAAAATGAAAAATTTACCTAAACTTTCAATTGCCGACCAAAACGCCGATGTTTTTAATTTTGACCCTACGCGAATTGTAGTTCACAGCAGAAAACTTGGAATTTCGGGCTTTGAATTAAGCAAACAATTGATAGAGAGATTTAATGTTTACCCCGAACTTTGCGACGCGTTTAATGTTGTATTTATAACAACAATGGATAACAATAAAGCAGACTTTGAAGCGCTTTTTAATGCGCTTTCCGTTATTCACGAAGAAAACAAAAATCGACCGGAACTACCTATGAAAGACTTGCGTTTAGATATAATTCCCGAACGAGCATTTTTACCAAAAGAGGCGTTTGAAATGAAATCTGAGCGTGTTTCGTTAAGTAATGCGGTAGGACGAATTTCGACTGCGGCAGTTGTGCCCTACCCTCCGGGTATTCCTGTTTTATGCCCCGGTGAAAAAATCAGCAAACATTCTGTCGAGTACATACAAATGATACTCGATTTAGGCGGCAACGTAAATAATATCGACGCGGCGCGCACTATCGAAGTGGTGGCATAA